GCTTCTGAGGTCTGTAAAGCAATCTTCAGCCGTTTCTTCCAATCCAGAAAGGTAGAGAGCTTGCTGTGTAAGCGATCATGGAGTGTCCCATTCGAAATGTATTCAGAGATCAGCAATGGCTGCTCTGCTTCCACACAACAGCCTAACAGTCTAACCAAGTTCTTGTGATTGACTTGAGAAAGTATCCCAACTTCATTGAGCACTTGCTGTGTGCTCTTTATGCTGCCCACCTTAGCAGACTTCACTGCAACCATTGTGGCATCTTGAAGCACACCTTTGTAAACTTCTCCAAACGCGCCACTGCCCAAAATTCTGTCTTTGGAAAACCCATTGGTTGCTTTCTGTACCTCTTTTAGGCTAAACATCCTCGCGGGTTTCCCACCATTGCTCGATTTTAGCATTTCCTCTCTTGCCTTGGCGAGCTTTGCTTGATTCGAGATCTTCTTGTGTTTCCTCACTGTAATCACGGCCATTGCTACggcaagagagaaaaaagagaCAACCCCAATTGAGATCTTGAATCTAAGGCCAGTTTTAGAGTTTTGCTTCTCTTTCGTGCAAGTTCCGAAGTGATGGTCCCAGTAGTAGCCTCTGTTACAGAGGCAACGAAAGAGGCCGTTGTCGCTGGCAGCAGGGGAACACTTAGAAGCTCCATTGCAATCAAGCTGAGTTTTGCACACAGGTTCAGGCGGAGGAGCCCATTGGATTTCCAAACCTTCTTCCCACTGATTCGCTGGTTTTTGTGTATCCAAATTAAGGATGCTTCTGAATGCCCTGCAGCCTGAACTGCGAAGCCGAATCTTGTACGCCGAAGGCATACCACCTGCAACAAATGTGCAACAAGGGTTTACGGCACTTGCACACTGAGCTGCACGCTGTCCATCTACGTTGCCTGAGCTCTGCAGGTATTGGTTGCAAAGACTAGAGCCCGTGCAATTGAGAGGAGACACAATGAGGCGGGGTGAGCAGTTGAAGAGGAAGATTGTGTTGGATGAGGTAACATTAAATGGGAGTGACTGATTTAACCAAAAGCCCTCGCTCGTTGGCATGTCTTGGGTGACACAAGCAGTACCAGGCAGCCATGGTGCTGGTTGTATTACCATTCGTTGGAAAGAAGCTGTGATTCTAAGGACAAGGTAAGAACTTCCATTGAGGCCATCAAAGTAGAGTTTGTGAGAGTGGGGATCGCAGTGGAGAGAATAATCAGGATTGCCACAGTTGGGATTTGTGCTTAGAGGATAAGGAACTTGCATGCTGCCACAGTTTGGGCAGTGCTTCTGGGAAGAGGAGTGATGACTGAGGAAAAGAAGAgcaaaaagagaaatagaaattaGAATTGGGGTTTTGGTGTTTGGTTGAGCTGTGATCATTTTGAAAGAGGAAAGGACTTGTGAATGAAAACTTTCAGCACTGGTGAGACAGAGAAGAAGGGAGTCGGGTGATAAAAAGGCCATGAAGAAGAGAATAAAGGGAGTCATGAGATAAAAACTGAAAGCTGCTGCAAGAATCTATGTTAAAGAACTGTGAGACTTTCGGCATTTATGGGACCTTTGGATTATTCCTGTTGTATGGTACCAATTGGGCGGAATATTCAGCTGTTATCAAATGAAATCATGAATCAAAAGCTTTATTGCTATCCAACTAATGCATCTTTCTGAACTTCAGTTCCACTCGTCTTTGCAAAATTTATAACCCTGACGAATAGCACACGTGACCGTTTGCATGGGTGAATTGAAGGTGCAATGATCGATCAGTGTTATAATCAAATGCTGGAGAGAATGATTGGCCAGAACCAGCCACTTTATGGAGTAATCCTAGCTAACCCAAACCATTCATCAGAGTGCAGAAGAAGAACAAGCAGTTTTCCCATACCCCCCAGGTTCCTTCCTATCCCCTATGCCCAATGAATGGGAAGGAGAGGaacgattatatatatatatatatatatatatatatatatatatatatatatatatgtatgtatgtatgtatgtatatatgtatgtatgtatgtatgtattggaGTGAGTTGTGAGAGAGATTTTAGGAAAAAGCCTTGATTGTAAATCACTTGTATCAAGGCcttgattgtatatatatgtatgtattgttGGCATGAGCTGTGAGAGAGATTTTAGGAAAAAGCCTTGATTGTAAATCTCTTGTATTAAGGTCTTGATTGTAAATTCCTTGATACAAGGGATATTCTTAATTCTAGCCTTAAAATTAGAGTAGTCCCAAATTAGAATTTTTCTTGTATATATTTAACTACCATTCCATGTAATTGAAGGTGTgaaataaacatatattttttccttGAATTTAACATGACATCAGAgcttcccatgatgcttcctccattacatgattacgccaaagtaccttTACAAGCGAAATTCTTTTAGTACGTAACTCCTGTTCCTTATAGTCTAGGATTTGAACTAAGTGTTCCCGCGCTCCAAAGACTCATAATTGATCACATATGAAGGATCTGAAATATACTTTTtcagcatggacacgtggaacacgtcatgaatcctagacaatgcTAGGGGTAATACTATTTTGTACGCCACTGAACCAACTCTCTCTTGAATCTAGAATGACCtgatgtatctagggcttagcttcccctttttctcaaatctgctgattaattttttttttcctagccTTCAGGCATTTCTCGAGGACGACGACGACATGCCTAGACACTATGATCATCTTTGGCGAACCAGCAAACTCCTTCAATCATCTCTGGAAACACCTCCTTCCCATCTCGTGGTTCAGTACCTAGAAAAACCCCCACGTCTTCAACGTCGGCCGGACCTCGACATCATGATCGTCTCCACAAAGCACCTAAAAACGTGAATTGGCGCCACGATGACCTTAAGGCCTATACCATCTTTTGGCTTGACCCCAACAATCCCATCAGCACCCCTCTCCAGGGCTCCCTTCTCACCATTGAGATCTTCCACTCCAAACCCTCCGAAACACCGAAATCCCTCGACAGTACCCTCCTTCGCCCCTCCAACCGTCCTCTGGGTAAGATCCAGATAAAACTCACCCTCCAAGAAGCCTCTGCCTTCCTTTTTGCAGCCCGACACTCTCGATTCGAATGAGATTATCAAGAAACTTCTAGGGTTTTTAGGAAATGAAGGATTGCTCTTGGAACTTTGATTTGAGCTGATTCGTTACAGAATGGAGGTTTGcagttttattttttcttttttggtgagCTTGAAATCCAAGAATTGTTCTATTTGCTATTGCTAGTTGCTACCTAGTTTTTTGGTTTTCTCAATGGATGAGACCGACGATTTCAACACTTCTGGTACTGTTTTATTTAATTCTCATCAAAATACTGATAGTACTATTTGGATACTTGACTCCAGTGCTATCGATCATATGACGTTTGATCCTAAAGATTTCTCACACACTTCTCCGCCGCGATGCACAAGCATTGTAAATGCCAATGGGGTCATTTCTTTGGTCACTGGGCCTGGCACAGTGACTTTGTCACCTTCTCTCACATTATCTAATACTTTATTGGTTCCCTCTCTATCTCATAAGTTACTCTCCGTTAGTCAAATAACAACAGACTTAAATTGTACTGTGATCACATACCCTACTTTTTGTCTTCTTTAGGATATTCTCACAAAGGAGATCATTGGGCGTGGtactaagagggggggggggggattataTTACATGGATGATTTCAGTATAGGCCAAGCACATCATATGCATCATCCAGATGGTGCCAAAGAGAGACAAATTTGGTTCTTACATCGTTGATTAGGACATCCGTCATTTGGGTATATGCGACATCAATTCCCtgatttattttcacatatatcaATTACTAACTTTATGTGCGACACTTGTATTCTTGCTAAAAGTCATCGAGCTACTTATCTAGTGAGTATGCATAAAAGTGATGTTCCATTTTCTTTAATCCATTTCGATGTGTGGGGACCCTCTTTTGTTTCTATTACATCTGGAATTCActggtttgtaatatttgttgATGATTGTACTCGCATGATGTGGCTATACTTGTTGAAACATAAAGACGAGGTATTGAGTGTGCTCAAAACATTTCATGTTATGGTTCAGACTCAATTCTCAACCAAGATACAGATTCTCCGGTTCGATAATGATCGTGAATATATTAACCGAGAATTctattattatttccaaaagtATGGAATTATTCATGAAACTTATTGCCCACAGACTCCTTAGAAAAATGGTGTTGTTGAGCAAAAAAATTGACATATACTTGAAACTGCTCGTGCCCTCTTACATGATGCCCACGTACCCAATTGACACTAGGCTGATGTAGTTGTTACCACTATGCACCTTCTTAACCATATGCCATCCAAGGTTCTGGATTTTAAGACATCCCTTCCGTCTTTGTTAACTTATGTGTCCATACCTATAGGATTACTGATTCCTCCCTAGATCTTTGGATGTGTAGCTTTTGTACATCTCCATAAGAACCAACATAATAAACTTGATTCTTGTGTTGTTCAGTGTCTTTTTTTGGGGTATGCCATATTTCAGAAGGGATATAAATGCTGACCCAATCACCAAGCGCACCTACATTACTATGGATGTAACACTCTAGGAAGCCGACACGTTCTACTATCCAATTATTCTCTTCAGGGGGAGATCCAAGTTGAAGAGCAAAATTGGTCAATATTTGGCTAAGGTGTAATGACATAAATACTGTAGTTAATGGGGAATATAATAAAACTCTAGATACATCTCTGGAGGATGGAGCAATATCTACACCACCTGAAGCTAAACACAAATTCCCCCACTCCTTAGTACCTAAAGAGCCATCTCCTGAGAATATCCCTGAGGTAAACTCTCCTATTACACGTTCGACTAATAAGGATATGGATGACTGTGCTGGCTATATCTTACCTTTCAGGCATAATCGTGGAAAGCCACCAAATAGGTACTCTCTAGAAATTGAGGAACGAAGGTCAAAGTGCCCAATTTCCAACTATGTATCTACAAAGCGACTATCCAAACCcctaaaaatatttgcacacgAACTTTCCTTGCGCCATGTTCCCAGTATTGTCCAGGAAGCTCTAATAGACCCTAAGTGAACCCTTGCTGTAAAAGAAGAGATGGACGCGTTACTAAAGAACAAAACATAGGATCTTGTGTCGTTGCCTAAAGGGAAAAGGACGGTgggggtgcaaatgggtgttctcCATCAAACACAAGGTAGATGGATCTATCGAATGATATAAAGTAAGGCTAGTGGCAAAAAGCTATGCAAAAAAAAGATGGCGTTGATTATCAGGAAACGTTCTCACTAGTAGCTAAGTTAAATACAGTTAGAGTCTTGTCATCTCTAGTAGCTAGCAACAAACCTTGACTGGCTGCCGCaccagtttgatgtaaagaaggcttttcttcatggtgatcttgaggaggaagTATATATGGATATTCCACCAAGCTACATGGTAACCTCAATGATTGAGGTTGTGTGTAACTTATGACGCACACTGTATGGACTAAAGCAATCACCGCGAGCATGGTTTGAGCGATTTAGCTTGGCAATGAAGAAGTACGATTTTCAACAAAGCAACTTAGACCATACACTCTTCCTGAAGCATCAACTAGGTAGGGTAACGGTATTGataatatatgtagatgacatgattATTACAGGAAATGattcaaaagaaattttgaaactcCAAGAATAGTTGGCAACTGATTTTGAGATAAAGAATTTGGGAGGACTCAAATActttttgggaattgaagtggctAGATCAAAGCAAGGCATAATTCTCTCCTAGAGAAAATATATACTTGATCTACTATCTAAGGTGGGATTATTAGAGTGTAAACCTGGAGAGACACCAATAGTACAAAACCACAAACTTGGAGAATATCCAGATCAACTACCAACAAACAAAGAAAGTATCAGAGATTAGTTGGAAAACTTATCTGCCTCTCACATACTCGCCCATATATTGCTTATGCTGTAAGTGTAGTAAGTCAATTCATGCATTGTCCTAATGAGGATCATGTGGATGCAGTGATTAGGATTCTTCGATATTTAAAGTCATCTCATGGAAAAGAACTTATGTTTCGAAGAATAATCATCTAAGGATTGAAGGATAtattgatgcagattgggcacaGAATATCTTGGACAGAAAGTTCACTTTAGGTTACTTCATGTCTGTTGGAGGGAATTTGGTTACATGGAGAAGTAAGAAACAAAAGTTGGTTGCATTATCCAGTGCAGAAGCCGAATTCTGTGGAATGGCTAAGGGTCTCTTTGAGCTGCTTTGGCTAAGGAAACTATTAACAGAAATAGGGTTCACTCCTAGTTCCAAGATGGATATATTttgtgacaataaggcagctattaATATTTCTCACAACCCTATCTAGCATAATTAGAcaaaacatgtggaggtagatcgACATTTCATCAAACAAAACCTTGAAGTTCGTTTTCCATTTGTAAGATTTGAAGATTAGTTATCAAACATATTTATGAAGGCAGTATGCAGCAAGAACTTCTACAACTCACTTGACAAGTTGGGTATGAGAGATCTGtatgcaccaacttgagggggagtgttggcatGAGTTGTCGGAGAGATTTTAGGAAAAAGCCTtgattgtaaatcccttgtatcaAGACCTTGATTGTAAATCCCTTGATACAAGGGATATCCTTAATTCTAGCCTTAAAAATAGAGTAGTCCCAAATTAGAATTTTTCTTGTATATATTTACCTACTATTACATGTAATTGAAGGTGTgaaataaacatatattttttccttGAATTTAacttgtatgtatgtatatatgtatgtatatatgtatgtatgtgtaaagacccgaaactagcaattaaataatagagaggaagaaaaattcaaaaggaAGAAAGCAGGGGTCGTTGATGAATGCCctggttttgtcgacgaactcccttgtATGGTTCATGGATGAATCTCAGAGTCTCACCGACGAAGTGATATCGAGGGGGTGATTTAGAccctttggttcgtcgacgagctcatcctcttcat
This Malania oleifera isolate guangnan ecotype guangnan chromosome 11, ASM2987363v1, whole genome shotgun sequence DNA region includes the following protein-coding sequences:
- the LOC131168254 gene encoding wall-associated receptor kinase-like 20, with amino-acid sequence MITAQPNTKTPILISISLFALLFLSHHSSSQKHCPNCGSMQVPYPLSTNPNCGNPDYSLHCDPHSHKLYFDGLNGSSYLVLRITASFQRMVIQPAPWLPGTACVTQDMPTSEGFWLNQSLPFNVTSSNTIFLFNCSPRLIVSPLNCTGSSLCNQYLQSSGNVDGQRAAQCASAVNPCCTFVAGGMPSAYKIRLRSSGCRAFRSILNLDTQKPANQWEEGLEIQWAPPPEPVCKTQLDCNGASKCSPAASDNGLFRCLCNRGYYWDHHFGTCTKEKQNSKTGLRFKISIGVVSFFSLAVAMAVITVRKHKKISNQAKLAKAREEMLKSSNGGKPARMFSLKEVQKATNGFSKDRILGSGAFGEVYKGVLQDATMVAVKSAKVGSIKSTQQVLNEVGILSQVNHKNLVRLLGCCVEAEQPLLISEYISNGTLHDRLHSKLSTFLDWKKRLKIALQTSEALAYLHSAAYTPVYHRDVKSTNILLDNDFNAKVADFGLSRLAQPGLSHVSTCAQGTVGYLDPEYYRNYQLTDKSDVYSYGVVLLELVTSQKAIDFSRAEDDVNLAIYVSQRLANGGAVMEVVDGCLLDEEEPNSGETAYSIALVLELALLCLREKKGDRPSMKDVVQQLQHINEIINQKEALNVL